One genomic segment of Methylocystis sp. SC2 includes these proteins:
- a CDS encoding WD40 repeat domain-containing protein — protein sequence MTLSSTLVDKVETLGLHEPVAAAAFLCGAPVFALADGTLHFGDGAAGRRIPAHQDAAILVVAQDGDRLITGGDDGRVVATDARGDVKVFGDEKGKWIDAVAARGGAVAWTAGKVARARSAKGEEKSLDLPSSARGLAFFPKGYRLAIAHYGGATLWFPNAGKPEALAWAGSHLDATISPDGRFLVTSMQENTLHGWRLADSKHMRMAGYPGKTRSFSWSHDGKWLATSGADACIVWPFSGKDGPMGQAPRECGVRSAIATRVAFHPAALVIAIGYDDGLVMLARLSDGSEILVRRPARDEGRARISALAWDEKGARLAFGAENGDAGVLSLPKG from the coding sequence GTGACGCTGTCTTCAACGCTCGTCGACAAGGTCGAAACTCTCGGGCTTCATGAGCCTGTCGCCGCCGCGGCGTTCCTCTGCGGCGCGCCGGTTTTCGCGCTCGCCGACGGGACGCTGCATTTCGGCGACGGCGCGGCGGGACGCCGCATTCCGGCCCATCAAGACGCGGCCATCCTCGTCGTCGCGCAGGACGGCGACCGGCTCATCACCGGCGGAGACGACGGTCGGGTTGTGGCGACCGACGCGAGAGGCGACGTCAAGGTCTTCGGCGACGAAAAGGGCAAATGGATCGACGCCGTCGCCGCGCGTGGCGGCGCGGTGGCGTGGACAGCCGGAAAGGTGGCGCGCGCACGCTCGGCCAAGGGCGAGGAGAAGTCGCTGGATCTGCCGTCAAGCGCGCGCGGCCTCGCCTTTTTCCCTAAAGGCTACCGGCTGGCGATCGCCCATTACGGCGGCGCGACTTTATGGTTCCCGAACGCCGGAAAGCCGGAGGCGCTCGCCTGGGCGGGCTCGCACCTTGACGCGACGATCTCTCCCGACGGGCGCTTTCTCGTCACCTCGATGCAGGAGAACACGCTGCACGGCTGGCGCCTCGCTGATTCCAAGCACATGCGGATGGCCGGATATCCCGGAAAGACGCGCAGCTTCTCCTGGTCGCATGACGGGAAATGGCTGGCCACCTCGGGCGCCGACGCCTGCATCGTCTGGCCGTTTTCGGGCAAGGATGGGCCGATGGGCCAGGCGCCGCGCGAATGCGGCGTGCGTTCGGCGATCGCGACGCGCGTCGCCTTCCATCCCGCCGCGCTGGTCATAGCGATCGGTTACGACGACGGCCTTGTCATGCTGGCGCGGCTTTCCGACGGTTCCGAAATTCTCGTCCGCCGTCCGGCGCGGGATGAGGGCCGCGCGCGGATCAGCGCGCTCGCCTGGGACGAGAAGGGCGCGCGGCTCGCCTTCGGCGCGGAGAACGGCGACGCGGGCGTGCTGAGCCTGCCGAAGGGGTAA
- the thiD gene encoding bifunctional hydroxymethylpyrimidine kinase/phosphomethylpyrimidine kinase has product MAHIQKLLSIAGSDASGGAGVQADLKTFSAFGCYGMAAITALTAQNTQGVTAAYPVAPEIVAAQIEAVLSDIPPDAIKIGMLATPDIALAVATALARHGGRNVVLDPVLVPTQGVSLASAGLEAALVSSLPPLARLVTPNLHEASVLTQTPRATSAEEMAAQGRLLCAAGAHAVLVKGGDLEGEPVDVLVEGGETRVFCGRRIATRHTHGTGCALSSAIACELAKGAPLIDAIATAKAWSEGALEAADSLRLSDGRGPPHHFYALWR; this is encoded by the coding sequence ATGGCGCATATCCAGAAACTGCTCTCCATCGCCGGCTCCGACGCCTCCGGCGGCGCGGGCGTGCAGGCGGACCTGAAAACCTTCTCGGCCTTCGGCTGCTACGGCATGGCGGCGATCACGGCGCTGACCGCGCAGAACACGCAGGGCGTGACCGCCGCCTACCCCGTCGCGCCAGAGATTGTGGCGGCGCAGATCGAAGCGGTGCTGTCGGACATCCCCCCCGACGCGATCAAGATTGGCATGCTGGCGACGCCGGATATCGCTCTGGCCGTCGCCACAGCGCTGGCGCGCCACGGCGGGCGCAACGTCGTGCTCGACCCAGTCTTAGTTCCGACGCAGGGCGTCAGCCTCGCCTCGGCCGGGCTGGAGGCTGCGCTGGTCTCGAGCCTCCCGCCCTTGGCGCGGCTCGTAACGCCCAACCTCCATGAGGCGAGCGTGCTGACGCAAACGCCCCGCGCCACCAGCGCCGAGGAGATGGCGGCGCAGGGGCGGCTCCTCTGCGCAGCCGGCGCCCACGCGGTGCTGGTCAAGGGCGGCGACCTCGAGGGCGAACCTGTCGACGTGCTCGTAGAGGGCGGCGAGACTCGCGTCTTTTGCGGCCGCCGCATCGCGACGCGGCATACGCATGGAACCGGTTGCGCCCTGTCCTCGGCCATCGCCTGCGAACTCGCCAAGGGCGCGCCGCTCATCGACGCGATCGCGACGGCGAAAGCCTGGTCGGAGGGGGCGCTCGAAGCGGCGGACAGTCTGCGGCTTAGCGACGGCCGCGGCCCGCCGCATCACTTCTATGCGCTCTGGCGCTAA
- a CDS encoding GatB/YqeY domain-containing protein, which yields MREKIAADLKAAMKAGERAKVDALRLINAALKDKDIEARGAGKTLSEDDELALLQKMIKSRQESLDIYEKAGREDLAGKERGEIAIISAYLPQQLSEAEVAEAVKAAIAETGATSIKDMGKVVAALKAKYTGRMDFGKASAAVKAALSG from the coding sequence ATGCGCGAGAAGATAGCGGCGGACCTCAAGGCGGCGATGAAGGCGGGCGAGCGCGCCAAGGTCGACGCGCTGCGGCTCATCAACGCCGCGCTGAAGGACAAGGACATTGAGGCGCGCGGCGCCGGCAAGACGCTCAGCGAGGATGACGAGCTCGCGCTGCTCCAGAAAATGATCAAAAGCCGGCAGGAGTCTCTGGACATCTACGAAAAAGCAGGGCGCGAGGACCTCGCGGGCAAGGAGCGCGGCGAGATCGCGATCATTTCCGCCTATTTGCCGCAGCAGCTCTCCGAGGCGGAGGTGGCCGAGGCGGTGAAGGCGGCGATCGCCGAGACCGGCGCGACGTCGATCAAGGACATGGGCAAGGTCGTCGCGGCGCTCAAGGCGAAATATACGGGACGGATGGATTTCGGTAAGGCGAGCGCGGCGGTGAAGGCGGCGCTGTCGGGCTAG
- the carA gene encoding glutamine-hydrolyzing carbamoyl-phosphate synthase small subunit — protein MTLNQDNGWKKPVHTGVLILASGEVIEGYGLGAVGEAVGEVCFNTAMTGYQEILTDPSYAAQIVTFTFPHIGNVGTNDEDVETVDLDKSAGAVGAIFGAPCTDPSNFRAEKPLEDWLAARGIVGMCGIDTRALTTLIRERGMQNAVIAHAPDGHFDIAALKAKAAAWPGIDGMDLVPSVGSKERYDWRETIWRLGGGYGARNGAPKFRVVAIDYGVKRNILRILAEQECEVVVAPATATSAEILALNPDGVFLSNGPGDPAETGKYAAPVIRDLLEAKVPTFGICLGHQMMALAVGAKTKKMPQGHHGANHPVKDFTTGKVEIVSMNHGFAVDRDSLPANAVETHRSLFDGSNCGIALTDRPAFSVQHHPEASPGPQDSHYLFRRFVAMMEKARAA, from the coding sequence ATGACCCTCAATCAAGACAATGGCTGGAAGAAACCCGTCCACACCGGCGTGCTGATCCTCGCCAGCGGCGAAGTGATCGAAGGCTATGGGCTTGGCGCCGTCGGCGAGGCGGTCGGCGAAGTCTGCTTCAACACCGCCATGACCGGCTATCAGGAAATCCTCACCGACCCGTCCTACGCCGCGCAGATCGTCACCTTCACCTTTCCGCACATCGGCAATGTCGGGACGAATGACGAGGACGTCGAGACCGTCGATCTCGACAAGAGCGCCGGCGCGGTCGGCGCCATCTTCGGCGCGCCCTGCACCGACCCATCCAATTTTCGCGCCGAGAAGCCGCTCGAGGATTGGCTCGCCGCGCGCGGCATTGTCGGCATGTGCGGCATCGACACCCGCGCGCTGACGACGCTCATTCGCGAGCGGGGCATGCAGAACGCCGTCATCGCCCATGCGCCGGACGGCCATTTCGACATCGCCGCGCTGAAAGCCAAGGCGGCCGCCTGGCCGGGCATCGACGGCATGGACCTTGTGCCGAGCGTCGGCTCGAAGGAGCGCTATGACTGGCGCGAGACGATCTGGCGGCTCGGCGGCGGCTATGGCGCGCGCAATGGCGCGCCCAAGTTTCGCGTGGTCGCGATCGACTATGGCGTGAAGCGCAACATCCTGCGGATTCTCGCCGAACAGGAGTGCGAAGTGGTGGTCGCGCCGGCGACCGCGACGAGCGCGGAGATATTGGCGCTGAACCCCGACGGCGTGTTTCTCTCAAACGGCCCCGGCGATCCGGCCGAGACCGGCAAATACGCCGCGCCGGTGATCCGTGATCTGCTCGAAGCGAAGGTGCCGACTTTCGGCATTTGCCTCGGCCACCAGATGATGGCGCTCGCGGTCGGCGCGAAAACCAAGAAAATGCCGCAGGGCCATCACGGCGCCAATCACCCGGTCAAGGATTTCACCACGGGGAAGGTCGAGATCGTCTCGATGAACCACGGCTTCGCGGTCGATCGCGACAGCCTGCCGGCAAACGCCGTCGAGACCCATCGTTCGCTTTTCGATGGGTCCAATTGCGGGATCGCGCTCACCGACCGGCCGGCCTTTTCGGTGCAGCACCATCCCGAAGCCTCGCCCGGCCCGCAGGACAGCCATTATCTTTTCCGCCGCTTCGTCGCGATGATGGAGAAGGCGCGGGCGGCCTAA
- a CDS encoding DUF2975 domain-containing protein, which yields MTDFPALCFEDRRLDSLRRRIGWLCQTLRVALVAYCVWMLVSIATFWSDEAKIVSRFAALRVDVEGLSAYQRLAAFGLSFAIWVLLVLACYAGWRLFSAYLEGRIFTVDAAGWLRALALMGLGAALVDIAARPLTSLILTAHKPAGGHFVSIYFRSEDLSTLMLLATLLALAHIQKTAADIADEHAQIV from the coding sequence ATGACCGACTTCCCTGCCCTTTGCTTTGAGGACCGCCGACTTGACTCGCTACGCCGCCGCATCGGCTGGCTCTGCCAGACGCTGCGCGTCGCGCTGGTCGCCTATTGCGTCTGGATGTTGGTTTCGATCGCGACGTTCTGGAGCGACGAGGCCAAGATCGTCTCGCGCTTTGCGGCGCTCAGGGTCGATGTCGAAGGCCTGTCCGCCTATCAGCGCCTCGCGGCCTTCGGCCTCAGCTTCGCGATCTGGGTTTTACTCGTTCTCGCCTGCTACGCCGGCTGGAGACTGTTCTCAGCCTATCTCGAGGGGCGCATCTTCACCGTCGACGCCGCCGGATGGCTGCGCGCGCTTGCGCTAATGGGCCTCGGCGCCGCGCTTGTCGATATCGCCGCAAGGCCGCTGACATCGCTGATCCTTACGGCGCATAAGCCGGCCGGCGGGCATTTTGTGTCCATCTACTTTCGATCCGAAGATCTTTCGACGCTGATGCTGCTCGCGACGCTTCTCGCGCTCGCCCATATCCAGAAGACGGCGGCCGACATCGCCGACGAACATGCGCAGATCGTCTGA
- a CDS encoding helix-turn-helix transcriptional regulator: MPIIVNLDVMLAKRKMRSRDLAQQIGIAEQNVSLLKSGKVKGVRFDTLEKICDILQCQPGDILEYRPDGESA, encoded by the coding sequence ATGCCGATCATCGTCAACCTCGACGTGATGCTGGCGAAGCGCAAGATGCGCTCGCGCGATCTCGCGCAACAGATCGGCATCGCCGAGCAGAATGTGAGCCTGCTGAAGTCGGGCAAGGTGAAGGGCGTGCGCTTCGACACGCTCGAAAAAATCTGCGACATTCTGCAATGTCAGCCGGGCGACATTCTCGAATATCGGCCGGACGGCGAATCCGCGTGA
- a CDS encoding type II toxin-antitoxin system PemK/MazF family toxin encodes MVKRGEIWLAALDPTVGSEIQKTRPCLIVSPPEMHDHLRTAIVAPLTTGSRPAGFRVALTFKGKRGLVLLDQIRAIDKQRLVERLGKASQATLAAVLAGLREAFED; translated from the coding sequence GTGGTGAAGCGCGGCGAAATCTGGCTCGCTGCGCTCGATCCGACGGTCGGCAGCGAAATTCAGAAGACGCGGCCATGCCTGATCGTTTCGCCGCCGGAAATGCATGATCATTTGCGCACGGCGATCGTTGCGCCGCTGACGACGGGAAGCCGCCCCGCCGGCTTTCGCGTCGCGCTGACGTTCAAGGGCAAGCGCGGGCTCGTGCTGCTTGATCAAATTCGCGCAATCGACAAGCAGCGGCTCGTCGAGCGCTTGGGCAAAGCGTCACAGGCTACGCTCGCGGCCGTTCTCGCGGGCCTTCGTGAGGCGTTTGAGGATTAG
- a CDS encoding AbrB/MazE/SpoVT family DNA-binding domain-containing protein, with protein sequence MGNSTGLIIPKPFLAEIGADVDDDVELTVEKGRLVVTPLKKRVREGWGDDARRIAEHGDDALLWPEFGNEGDEKLTW encoded by the coding sequence ATGGGAAACTCTACTGGTTTGATTATCCCCAAGCCGTTCCTCGCCGAAATTGGGGCGGATGTCGACGACGACGTCGAATTGACTGTCGAGAAAGGCCGTCTTGTCGTCACGCCGCTCAAGAAGCGCGTTCGCGAGGGTTGGGGCGATGACGCCCGCCGTATCGCCGAGCATGGCGACGACGCGCTTCTATGGCCGGAGTTTGGCAACGAAGGCGACGAAAAACTAACGTGGTGA
- a CDS encoding GyrI-like domain-containing protein: MEEEPGLLDSLRRYWRALAIFTVLIAGAAIYSERSLVPVAGVKEAEKSAAPQQPAPNAAPETKSNETSDAKPGDVKPEDAKPGDAAPPTAHDEATQAMMSQTVAVEARPAAVVKGQGKWEDAAKTISEALGKLEGAVTASGFAVNGRPIAVFTKTDDAGFAFEAMVPLAAAPEGKPKLPEGVSIGASPAGKALKFQHRGAYDEIEATYEAIAAYLDEKGLDTKDLILEEYLTDFKGDDATVDVDIYVFLK; this comes from the coding sequence ATGGAAGAAGAACCGGGCTTACTGGACAGCCTGCGACGCTATTGGCGCGCTCTGGCGATCTTCACAGTTCTTATCGCCGGGGCGGCGATCTACTCCGAACGGTCGCTGGTTCCGGTCGCCGGCGTTAAGGAGGCGGAAAAATCCGCCGCGCCGCAACAGCCCGCCCCAAATGCGGCGCCAGAGACGAAATCCAACGAGACGAGCGACGCCAAGCCTGGCGATGTGAAGCCGGAAGACGCAAAGCCGGGCGACGCGGCCCCCCCCACCGCCCATGACGAAGCGACGCAGGCCATGATGAGCCAGACCGTCGCCGTCGAGGCCCGGCCCGCCGCCGTCGTCAAAGGGCAGGGCAAGTGGGAGGACGCGGCGAAGACGATCAGCGAGGCGCTCGGCAAGCTCGAGGGCGCCGTCACAGCGTCCGGGTTTGCCGTCAACGGCCGGCCGATCGCCGTTTTCACCAAGACCGACGACGCCGGCTTCGCCTTCGAGGCGATGGTTCCGCTCGCGGCGGCGCCCGAAGGCAAGCCCAAGCTGCCTGAGGGCGTCAGCATCGGCGCGTCGCCAGCCGGAAAGGCGCTCAAATTCCAGCATCGCGGCGCCTATGACGAGATCGAGGCCACCTATGAGGCGATCGCCGCCTATCTCGACGAGAAGGGGCTCGATACGAAGGATCTCATCCTCGAGGAATATCTCACCGACTTTAAGGGCGACGACGCGACGGTCGACGTCGATATCTATGTGTTTTTGAAGTAA
- the dapF gene encoding diaminopimelate epimerase, protein MAHPLDHLPILRMNGAGNEILILDLRGSDHELAPQEARAIANAPGLRFDQLMALHRPRRPGDDAFLRIYNVDGSLSSACGNGTRCVAYVLAREGKDALRLETDAGLIETRRQADTVFTVDMGRPRLDWREIPLAHAVEDTREVALDPPVARAPARFCAVSMGNPHAVFFVDDATLVDLETLGPRIERHPLFPERANVSFAQMLSRDDILLRVWERGTGATKACGSAACATLVAAARAGLGARAARLRLPGGDLQIEWRADDHVLMTGPVEFEFETRLNPQIFQSVVA, encoded by the coding sequence ATGGCGCATCCGCTCGACCATCTTCCGATTCTGCGCATGAATGGCGCCGGAAACGAAATTCTCATTCTCGATTTGCGCGGGAGCGACCACGAGCTTGCGCCGCAGGAAGCGCGCGCGATCGCCAATGCGCCGGGCCTGCGCTTCGATCAGCTGATGGCGCTCCACAGGCCGCGAAGACCCGGTGATGACGCCTTCCTGCGCATCTACAATGTCGATGGATCGCTCTCTTCCGCTTGCGGCAATGGAACCCGCTGCGTCGCCTATGTTTTGGCGCGCGAGGGCAAGGACGCGCTGCGTCTGGAGACCGACGCCGGCCTCATCGAAACGCGCCGTCAGGCCGATACGGTTTTCACCGTCGACATGGGCCGACCGCGGCTGGACTGGCGCGAGATACCGCTCGCCCACGCGGTGGAGGATACGCGCGAGGTCGCGCTCGACCCGCCGGTCGCGCGCGCGCCGGCGCGCTTTTGCGCGGTGAGCATGGGCAATCCCCATGCGGTGTTCTTCGTCGATGACGCGACGCTGGTCGATCTGGAGACGCTTGGCCCGCGCATCGAGCGCCATCCGCTCTTTCCCGAACGCGCCAATGTCTCCTTCGCGCAGATGCTTTCGCGCGACGATATATTGCTGCGCGTCTGGGAACGCGGAACCGGCGCCACCAAGGCCTGCGGCTCGGCCGCCTGCGCGACGCTCGTCGCGGCCGCCCGTGCAGGGCTCGGCGCGCGCGCGGCGCGTCTGCGCCTGCCCGGCGGCGATCTCCAGATCGAGTGGCGGGCGGACGATCATGTGCTCATGACAGGGCCGGTCGAATTCGAATTTGAAACCAGGCTCAATCCCCAGATCTTTCAGAGCGTCGTAGCGTGA